Sequence from the Fundulus heteroclitus isolate FHET01 chromosome 7, MU-UCD_Fhet_4.1, whole genome shotgun sequence genome:
ACATATTTGTTATGAACTAATTCTCCAAGATTAGAGTAGCACATTGTTCAGAATTTTGCTTCAATAAAACAATTacgtttaaaattttaaaaaatcatgtatttttaaGCAAGTTTGCAGCAAATCcagctgtttaaaatatattttagtagCTAAATGTTTGCTGTTCATATAAATATCTTTTTTCTAACCTTATGTTTCTCTTAGTATGAAACCTATAAAATCCAGAAAGAAGACAGAGGAAACTTTTATCCCTTTGTGTTCAACGATATCATGGGTCTGGAGGATGGAGATGGAAGAGGAGTCAGAGCAGATGACCTTAAACTGGCCTTAATGGGACATGTGAAGGAGGGTTATAAGGTGCAAGTAGtataatttttacattttaaataatctttaacCGCCACCTAAAATGTGGGTTCTTATTGgcttaaatattaaaattgtaaatatcttgctttataaaaaaaaatacatatatataattttttatatatatataatttaacttAATATACGATTTTTCCTTCAGTTCCATCCTTTATCTTCCCTTTCTGCTTGTGATCCTTACTACAACTCCTCCCCATCCATCAGTGACAGGGTCCATGTTCTGGTTTGCTTTAATAATGCTAATGCATCAGAGACGAAGTCCTCTGTTttacagaaaatgaaggaaatcagagaagcagcaagtGATCTgggtaagaaacaaaaataaacaatacaacTGATGTTCTGAAAAGTAATGTAACtgtagaataaaagttttctacatgtttttttattattttcatgtcATAAATGTTTCTACTTCTTAAATTTGTTCCTTTACAgcttatttcaattcaattcaattttatttatatagcgccaattcatgaaacatgtcatctcgaggcactttacaaagtcaaaatcaatcatattatacagattggtcaaaaatgtcttatataagggaaccagttgattgcttcaaagtcctgacaagcagcattcactcctggagaagcgtagagctacacagagagtcgtctgcattgtccatggctttgcagcaatccctcatactgagcaagcatgaagcgacagtgggaagaaaaaacacccattagcgaaaaggaaaaacctccagcagaaccgggctcagtatgaactgtcatctgcctcgaccgactgggggttacaaaagacagagcagaaacacaacaagacagacaaaaaaagcacagaagcacagattgatccagtaatctgttctatattagatggtaatagcggatgatctgtcttccctggatgatgtcacagtcaacagaacgtcagaccaggtgtacctactatgaagaaataagagagagagcaaaaagttaaaagctgaaatgacaacagtcatttctatgcaatgcaatgcaaaactggagaacagtagactggagaacagtagaaatcaatagagtgagaaaaatagggcctgatgtcctccagtagcctaagcctatagcagcataactatagaggtaactcaggataacatgagccactctaactataagctttgtcaaaaaggaaagttttaagattagtcttaaaagtagacagggtgtctgcctcacggaccaaaactgggagttggttccacatgagaggagcctgatagctaaatgatctgcctcccattctacttttagagactctaggaaccaccagaagacctgcagtctgct
This genomic interval carries:
- the LOC118563722 gene encoding interferon-induced protein 44-like, with translation MGGSGSSQPAPQRAPILKTPWRDISWGDNREALHYLKKFQPQNEELKHIRVLFYGPVGVGKSSFINSVNNVFQQRMTHQALTSTRTADQSFTKKYETYKIQKEDRGNFYPFVFNDIMGLEDGDGRGVRADDLKLALMGHVKEGYKFHPLSSLSACDPYYNSSPSISDRVHVLVCFNNANASETKSSVLQKMKEIREAASDLGKKQK